GTGAGCAAGCCCCGGCAGACCCTCCGGCCCGGCGTCGATCTCGAGCTCAGTCCAACTGAAGCCGATCGTCGGACCCAAGCCACGCCGATTCGGCAAGCGCAGGAGCGGACCCACGCTCAGTCCATCGCCCAGACGCGCCGGTTCCGGGCGCGTGCCGGTCACCGAGAAGCCCAGCCCGATCAGACGCCAGAGCCCATCGCGTGGCTCGTCTCGCGGCTCCGGTGGCTCCGGTGGAGGCCGCGGAACCTCATCTGGCGGGATGTCAGCAATCCTCAGGGTCGCCCTCACATCGCGGACGCCGTCGACGCCGCGCGCCACGCGCACGGCGCGCTCGCGGTCCGACTCCGATCGGACGCGCCCGGTCAGGGCGACGAGGCCGTTCGCAGCACGCACCTCAATCGGCAGCGTCCCAATCTCGGGATCATTGATGAGGGCTGTCTGTACCCGCAGCGTGAGATGCGTATCGTTGACCGCCGGCGCGATGGTCGCGGCGCAGCCCACCATGAGCAGAAGCGCCACACCGGCCAGGGCGCGGACACTGACGTGCACCGACCCCTCCGTCATGGACACCATGCTATGCCGGCTGGACCCCTCCTGCCTACCAGTGCCACGCCCAGCCGCGCCCGATACGCCGTCCCGTAGCAGCGGAAGATGTCCGCCACCTCCAGTCGCTGGCGATCCACGGGGCCCCCGTCAGGAAGACACGGGCGCGGGGGGCCCCGACGGCGGGGAGGGGGGACGCGGCAGCAGGTCGAGGGGACTCGCCGTCGCACAGACCTTCGTGGTGGCGATGCACAAATAGCGGGCGGTCGTCGCGAGGGGGCGATGCCCGAGCAGGAGTTGAATCGTCCGGACGTCGGTCCCGGCTTCGAGGAGGTGGCAGGCGAAGGCATGTCTCAGGGCATGGGGCGCGATGGGTTTGGGAATCCCCGACCGCCGGCGCGCGCGCTGGCAGGCCTCCCGCACGGCGCCGCGCCGGATCGGGTGGGCGGGCCGGGGGCTCGGACACAGCCAGGGCGTCGGCCGGCGGCGCAGCGGCCCCCACGCCCGCAACAGCTCGAGCAGTGTCGGGGAGAGCATCACGTAGCGATCGCGCCGGCCTTTCCCTTGCTCGACCCGGATCACCATCCGGCGACTGTCGATATCGGTGGGGCGGAGGTGGAGGGCTTCCGAGATGCGCAGACCGGCGGCATAGCAGGTGGTCAGGATCGTGCGGTGCTGGGGCGCCGTGACGCACGCGAGAAAGCGAACGACTTCGTCGGGGCTGAGCACGACCGGGAGGGGCCGCGGCTTTTCGGGGCAGGGATCACGTCGTGATAGGACCAGGGCCGCTTGAGCGTGATCTTGTAGAGAAACCGGAGGGCGCAGACCGCGATCTCGAGGGAACTGGGCGCGAGCCGGCGCTCGCGGATCAGGTACACCTGGTAGGTGCGAATCTCCTCGGGTCCCAACGCGGCCGGGGACCGACCGAAGTGCCGCGCGAACCGGGCGATGCTTTCGATATACGCGCGTTGCGTATGCGGGGACAGATTCCGGATCTGCATATCCTCGAGCATGCGTTGCCGAAGCGGGGTCATACGACGCTCCTCTGCACACGGCCTGGTCCATTCCAGGCGCGCGTGCAGGACAGCGTATCGAGGACCGCAGATCAAATCGACGGGGAGCCCAGATGTGGGCCAGATGCGTGGAACGTCGCGCTAGTCTTCGTTACCGCGACCACGGTTTAGTCCAATACCGCCTATCGTCGTTCGTCGACAACGCCAGCCCCTGGTCGCTGTCCGCTGTATTTGTCCTCCCCGTCGCGCCTTTCTAATTCGACGCAGAACAAGTCGGGCTACCTCCTCGAAGGGGAAGTGCGAAGTTCGGTGCACACGTTCTCGTCGTTGATTCTTGTAAGGAATGAGAAACGCATCGGTCCCGGCCCCGGCTGACAACGAATCCTGATTGACGTGCCCGGTTGTGCCAGTCAGATCCCGGGAAGGCCTGCGTCCAAGAACGGGGCTCCCGTTCACCGCGGGTGACGATGCATCCACCAACCTCCTCGCTATCGCTGCCGCCGCGAAGGCCAACGGGTGGGCGTTCTCTATCCATGGCGCCCGCGCGTCTCCTCCCCTGCAACCCCAGCGCAACCCGCTGGTGCCCGAGAACCGCTTTGCTGAAAGGAGATGGCGATGGCAACCATCGAGTACTGGATTCAACTGGAAAATCGTCCGTGGGACGCGTCGCCCCACAACATCGACCGGATCACCGGGCAGGACATGAAGGAGGTTACGGACAAGGACCCCGTAGACGTGACCCTCACGTCGCCCGGGACGGGAGTGACGACAACGCGCAAGATGTACAACCCCCTCCGGGACAGCGACGGGAAGGTTAAAGACGCACTCATTCTCCGTCGTTACAACCCCCCCACGCAGCCCGACGAGAGCGATGCCTGGACCGTGCCCGCCGATCGCAAGGTAAACCCCTGGGACCTGAACGAGCTGGACCCCACGGACAACGGCACGATGGGCACCATTCCGGGTCCCGTCATCGAGTGCAACGTAGGCGACTCGGTGATCGTCCACTTCCGCAACCTGGACATGCGGACGCACCTCGTGACGAAACAAGTCTGCTTCGACTTGCCCTTCATCGGCAAAATCTGTTTGCCCGTTCCCACCCAGGAGCCGATCGACATCGAGAAGCGGGTTCACAGCCTTCACCCGCACGGGTTTGTCTTCAAGGCCACTTCGGACGGGGCCTACCCGCTCTCCCCACCGGATAGCACTCAACCGGTCACTGGAATACTGGTGGATGAATCCCTCGCCTGGTCCAAGGTGCCGGGGTTTTCGGGGACCTTGAAGAAAGGCGACCGCGTGCCGCCCGGCGGGACGTTTGTCTACCGCTGGAACACGATCGGCTGGCCCTCCACTTCCAACGTCTGGCTCTATCATGACCACTCGATCTGCGACATGGAGAACGTCGAGCTGGGCGCCATTGGCATCATCGTCATCCACAACCCAGCCGATACGGAGCAAGAAGTTGATATTCGCGCGGGTGATCCAAACGATCCGAGCAAGCTGGACCCGGCATTCCTGCCCGACGGATCGCCAAACGGCAGCCCCGTTAACGTGAGATGCTTCCCATTTCCCGGGGACTTCCACATCCTCCCGCACGATCTCGAAGGGTTGGGTCTACGCCATGGCGATGTTCCTGGCCACGCGCACGCAGCCTTGCCTGCCGCTTCCCAACGCGGGCCCGCGGCCGGGAAGAAGCCACTCAAGGATGACACCGGGGGCACGAGGCCCGTCTTGGAGCGCTTGATCCAGCGTGGTGACCTCCTGTTCGAGCTCGATGACGAGCTCGCGGTGCTCACGAGGCTTTGCCTGCGGCGGTATGACACGCCTCCGTCCAAGGGCCTGTATCTTCAGCTTTTCCACACCCTCGATGGCGTGCCGGGAATGATCATCAACGGCCGCACGTTCATGGGCAACACGCCGACGATGATCGCCGGCCGCGACACGCGGATGAGGTTCGGCGTCGTGGGTATGGGGAGCGACGTCCACACATTTCACATCCACGGGCACCGGTGGATCCTGCCGGGGCCGCAGGGAAATACGCCGGGCGCGATCCAGGGCAGCGCGCAGGTACAGGCCGTCACGCAGTTTGAGGACACCCGCATCTTCGGCGCGGCCAACTCGTTCGTCTTCACTATCGACGGCAAGTCTGGAAGCTTCATGCGCGCCGGAGGGCCGTCGCCTGATGACCCGGTCGGCGAGTGGCACATGCACTGCCACGTGCTCTCGCACATGATGAGCGGCATGATGGGGTCTCTGCTGATCGTCAAGGGCGGTGAATTCGCGTCCACTCTGCCCAGAGGCGTACCGTGCGGGCATGATGAGGGAGGCGGGCACGAAGAGCCGCCCGAAAACGGCGGCACGACCCATCAGGTCAGCATCGAGAACGCCGGCAACGACGGCTTCGTGCCCAAGGTCATGAACATCAATGTCGGCGACACCGTCACCTGGAAGAACAACGACGGCGCGACCCACACCGC
The Luteitalea sp. genome window above contains:
- a CDS encoding BON domain-containing protein; the encoded protein is MVSMTEGSVHVSVRALAGVALLLMVGCAATIAPAVNDTHLTLRVQTALINDPEIGTLPIEVRAANGLVALTGRVRSESDRERAVRVARGVDGVRDVRATLRIADIPPDEVPRPPPEPPEPRDEPRDGLWRLIGLGFSVTGTRPEPARLGDGLSVGPLLRLPNRRGLGPTIGFSWTELEIDAGPEGLPGLAHLRMRPVMIGLEYGQPVGRLALSASLVGGWSFNSVRVDRNAAGPLRAIEAESGFAWRPGASLWYDVTARMGVNLFVGGLFANPRVTFASDEELRTMRLRTNAAIVSVGLAWWLF
- a CDS encoding multicopper oxidase domain-containing protein gives rise to the protein MAMATIEYWIQLENRPWDASPHNIDRITGQDMKEVTDKDPVDVTLTSPGTGVTTTRKMYNPLRDSDGKVKDALILRRYNPPTQPDESDAWTVPADRKVNPWDLNELDPTDNGTMGTIPGPVIECNVGDSVIVHFRNLDMRTHLVTKQVCFDLPFIGKICLPVPTQEPIDIEKRVHSLHPHGFVFKATSDGAYPLSPPDSTQPVTGILVDESLAWSKVPGFSGTLKKGDRVPPGGTFVYRWNTIGWPSTSNVWLYHDHSICDMENVELGAIGIIVIHNPADTEQEVDIRAGDPNDPSKLDPAFLPDGSPNGSPVNVRCFPFPGDFHILPHDLEGLGLRHGDVPGHAHAALPAASQRGPAAGKKPLKDDTGGTRPVLERLIQRGDLLFELDDELAVLTRLCLRRYDTPPSKGLYLQLFHTLDGVPGMIINGRTFMGNTPTMIAGRDTRMRFGVVGMGSDVHTFHIHGHRWILPGPQGNTPGAIQGSAQVQAVTQFEDTRIFGAANSFVFTIDGKSGSFMRAGGPSPDDPVGEWHMHCHVLSHMMSGMMGSLLIVKGGEFASTLPRGVPCGHDEGGGHEEPPENGGTTHQVSIENAGNDGFVPKVMNINVGDTVTWKNNDGATHTASKTGGPGPNFDTGNISSGATSAPITFNTAGTMTYQCNIHTNMTGTIQVNP